One Pseudomonas fluorescens genomic region harbors:
- the fecA gene encoding TonB-dependent Fe(3+) dicitrate receptor FecA: MHPTRLTPLARSLRNLVLGASLSFIAAPAALAADAKVYHIAPASLETALNQFGREAGVLISFGSQVTSGVQSLGLEGSYSPEQGLHALLEGTGLQARAEGNNAFSLQPAADAALELDTSTVVGDWLGDAAQINVFEHPGARDVIRREEFERQGATQARDVLNRIPGVNAPENNGTGSHDMALNFGIRGLNPRLAARSTVLMDGIPVPFAPYGQPQLSFAPISMGNMDAVDVVRGGGAVRYGPQNVGGVVNFVTRAIPDEPTVKGGFQTETSPSSSHDGFKTSANLLAGGTNTNGLGGALLYSGTRGGDWREHSDSEIDDLILKGNYQLDDANSFNAMAQYYEGKADMPGGLNVADYDADPYQSTRRKDQFWGRRTMFNFGYRYQEDRREFTANTFFTKTLRSGYLDQGTFLSLSPREYWVRGLETRFAQGFDLGPTSHEVGVGYRYINEAGHELRYRTPISANEYPTTNSRNDRDTRGGTEANAFFVDDRIDIGKWTITPGVRYEMIDSQQTKNLTNVKYKGDYNTALPALNVLYHLTDSWNLYANTEGSFGSVQYSQMPNRVTSGEVKPEKARTWEIGTRYDNGALRAEIGAFLINFDNQYESNQTNDSVIARGETRHQGIETSVNYALDDLNPTLAGFDVYASYAYVDATIREDGPNKGNRVPFASKHKGTIGVGYTEGPWKLNLDSSFQSDQFADNANTSNESADGSTGKIPGYMLFSSRAGYDFGPQLADLNVAVGVKNIFNTQYFTRSFDDNNKGKYVGEPRTVYVQTSVAF, from the coding sequence ATGCACCCCACCCGCCTCACGCCACTGGCCCGCAGCCTGCGCAATCTTGTGCTCGGCGCCAGCCTGAGCTTCATCGCCGCACCCGCCGCACTGGCCGCCGATGCCAAGGTTTATCACATCGCGCCAGCGTCGCTGGAAACCGCACTGAACCAGTTTGGCCGTGAGGCCGGCGTGCTGATTTCCTTCGGCTCGCAAGTCACCAGCGGCGTGCAAAGCCTTGGTCTGGAAGGCAGCTATTCGCCCGAGCAAGGTCTGCATGCATTGCTCGAAGGCACCGGTCTGCAAGCACGCGCAGAGGGCAATAACGCATTCAGCCTGCAACCGGCGGCTGATGCGGCGCTGGAGCTGGACACCTCGACCGTAGTCGGCGACTGGCTGGGCGACGCCGCGCAGATCAATGTGTTCGAACATCCCGGTGCGCGTGATGTGATCCGTCGCGAAGAATTCGAGCGTCAAGGCGCAACGCAGGCCCGTGATGTGCTCAACCGCATCCCCGGCGTCAACGCCCCGGAAAACAACGGCACTGGCAGCCATGACATGGCGCTGAATTTCGGCATTCGCGGCTTGAACCCGCGCCTGGCGGCACGCTCGACCGTTTTGATGGACGGCATCCCGGTGCCGTTCGCTCCTTACGGCCAGCCGCAGCTGTCGTTCGCGCCGATCAGCATGGGCAACATGGATGCGGTGGACGTGGTACGTGGCGGCGGTGCCGTACGCTACGGCCCGCAGAACGTCGGCGGCGTGGTCAACTTCGTGACCCGGGCGATTCCTGATGAGCCGACGGTAAAGGGCGGTTTCCAGACCGAAACCAGTCCATCGTCCAGTCACGATGGTTTCAAGACCAGCGCCAACTTGCTGGCCGGCGGCACCAACACCAATGGTCTGGGCGGTGCATTGCTGTACTCCGGAACGCGTGGCGGCGATTGGCGCGAACACAGCGACAGCGAAATCGACGACCTGATCCTCAAGGGCAACTATCAGCTCGACGATGCCAACAGCTTCAACGCCATGGCGCAGTATTACGAAGGCAAGGCCGACATGCCCGGCGGTCTGAACGTCGCCGATTACGACGCCGATCCGTATCAGTCAACGCGCCGCAAAGACCAGTTCTGGGGCCGTCGGACGATGTTCAATTTCGGCTATCGCTATCAGGAAGATCGCCGCGAGTTCACCGCCAATACGTTCTTCACCAAAACCTTGCGCAGTGGTTATCTGGACCAGGGCACGTTCCTCTCGCTGTCGCCGCGCGAGTATTGGGTGCGTGGTCTGGAAACCCGCTTCGCCCAAGGCTTCGACCTCGGCCCGACCAGCCATGAAGTCGGTGTCGGCTACCGCTACATCAACGAGGCCGGCCACGAACTGCGCTATCGAACGCCGATCAGCGCCAACGAATACCCGACCACCAACAGCCGCAACGACCGTGACACTCGCGGCGGCACCGAGGCCAATGCGTTCTTCGTCGATGACCGCATCGACATCGGCAAATGGACCATCACCCCGGGCGTGCGCTACGAGATGATCGACTCGCAGCAAACCAAAAACCTGACCAACGTCAAATACAAAGGCGACTACAACACCGCGCTGCCGGCGCTGAACGTGCTTTATCACCTGACGGACAGCTGGAATTTATACGCGAACACCGAAGGCTCGTTCGGCAGCGTGCAATACAGTCAAATGCCCAACCGCGTCACCAGCGGCGAAGTGAAACCGGAAAAAGCGCGCACCTGGGAGATCGGCACGCGCTATGACAACGGCGCATTGCGAGCGGAAATCGGCGCCTTCCTGATCAACTTCGACAATCAATACGAAAGCAACCAGACCAACGATTCGGTGATCGCCCGTGGCGAAACCCGCCATCAGGGCATCGAAACCAGCGTCAACTACGCCCTGGACGATCTGAACCCGACGCTGGCCGGTTTCGATGTCTACGCCAGTTACGCCTATGTTGACGCCACGATCCGCGAAGACGGGCCGAACAAAGGTAACCGCGTGCCGTTTGCCTCGAAACACAAAGGCACGATTGGCGTCGGCTACACCGAAGGGCCGTGGAAGCTGAACCTGGACAGCAGCTTTCAGAGCGACCAGTTCGCCGACAACGCCAACACCTCGAACGAAAGCGCCGATGGCAGCACCGGCAAGATCCCCGGCTACATGCTGTTCAGCAGCCGCGCCGGGTATGACTTCGGGCCGCAGTTGGCGGATCTGAACGTGGCGGTGGGAGTGAAAAACATCTTCAACACGCAGTACTTCACGCGTTCGTTTGATGACAACAACAAGGGCAAATATGTGGGGGAACCGCGGACGGTTTATGTGCAGACGTCCGTAGCGTTCTGA
- a CDS encoding FecR domain-containing protein has protein sequence MTRQADFSAQVAEQAVHWLLETQQGALTPRQQLAWQQWLDAHSEHRRAWEHIQRVNQRLRGVSSPVAHAALNGPKSASRRQALKLLLILGAGSAATWGLREHNPLPSLVADYRSPIGQRRQVSLGGADSLQLNTASSVDVDGPRRLIRLLEGEILLSTANPFEIRTAQGLLKTQGARVNVRQFGDRTQVALFAGQVELTVSGRAPMLLPVARQLSFTATSVGEARPLDANSGAWVDGILVAAHMRLGDFLDELGRYRRGQLSCDSHVADLLISGTYPLDDSERILDLLEISLPVKVRRFTRYWVSVEARV, from the coding sequence ATGACTCGCCAAGCAGATTTTTCCGCGCAGGTCGCCGAACAAGCGGTGCACTGGCTGCTGGAAACGCAGCAAGGCGCGCTGACGCCGCGCCAGCAACTGGCCTGGCAACAATGGCTGGATGCGCACAGCGAACACCGCCGGGCGTGGGAGCATATTCAGCGGGTCAACCAGCGTTTGCGCGGCGTGTCGTCACCCGTGGCCCACGCGGCATTGAACGGGCCGAAATCGGCCAGCCGTCGTCAGGCGCTGAAACTGCTGCTGATTCTCGGCGCCGGCTCGGCTGCGACCTGGGGCCTGCGCGAGCACAATCCGCTGCCTTCGCTGGTCGCCGATTACCGCAGCCCGATTGGGCAGCGGCGCCAGGTTTCGCTCGGTGGTGCCGATTCGTTGCAACTCAATACAGCAAGCTCAGTTGATGTTGATGGCCCGCGACGGCTGATTCGGCTGCTGGAAGGCGAAATACTGTTGAGTACGGCTAACCCGTTCGAAATACGCACGGCGCAGGGCCTGCTGAAAACCCAGGGTGCGCGTGTGAATGTGCGGCAATTTGGCGATCGTACGCAGGTTGCGCTGTTTGCGGGACAGGTCGAACTGACCGTCAGCGGACGCGCGCCGATGCTGTTACCGGTTGCTCGGCAATTGAGTTTTACCGCAACGTCGGTTGGCGAAGCCAGACCACTGGATGCTAATAGCGGTGCTTGGGTTGATGGCATATTGGTGGCGGCGCATATGCGGCTGGGTGATTTTCTTGACGAGTTGGGGCGCTACCGTCGCGGCCAGTTGAGCTGCGACAGTCACGTTGCCGATCTGCTGATATCCGGGACTTATCCACTGGACGACAGCGAGCGGATTCTCGACCTGCTGGAGATCAGTTTGCCGGTGAAAGTGAGGCGGTTTACCCGGTATTGGGTGAGCGTTGAAGCGCGGGTTTGA
- a CDS encoding sigma-70 family RNA polymerase sigma factor, giving the protein MPPAHSVESLYHAHHGWLTGWLRRKLGCPDSAADLAQDTFIKVLTAREPAAIIEPRAFLTTLAKRVLFNHYRRQDLERAYLDTLAQMPEMLAPSEEHKAIILQTLIELDQLLDGLPRQVKRAFLLAQVDGLTYPQIAAELGISVATVKRHLNKAAMRCYFAL; this is encoded by the coding sequence TTGCCGCCCGCCCATTCCGTCGAATCGCTCTATCACGCCCATCATGGCTGGCTCACCGGCTGGCTGCGGCGCAAACTCGGCTGCCCGGACAGCGCGGCGGATCTGGCGCAGGACACCTTCATCAAGGTGCTGACCGCACGCGAACCCGCGGCGATCATCGAGCCGCGCGCGTTTTTGACTACCCTCGCCAAACGCGTGTTGTTCAATCATTACCGGCGTCAGGACCTGGAACGCGCCTATCTCGATACCCTGGCGCAGATGCCGGAAATGCTTGCACCGTCGGAAGAACACAAAGCGATCATCCTGCAGACGCTGATCGAGCTGGATCAGTTGCTTGACGGTTTGCCGCGTCAGGTCAAACGCGCTTTTTTGCTAGCGCAGGTCGATGGGCTGACGTATCCGCAGATTGCCGCAGAGCTCGGTATTTCGGTGGCCACCGTCAAACGTCATTTGAACAAAGCGGCGATGCGCTGCTATTTCGCCCTATGA
- a CDS encoding DUF3649 domain-containing protein, producing MKGKFATVPMSYRLAVTSRVLAAIFGGYLVAALASVTLTLWLPLSRAEAVVTGMTVSFLVYLVAVLWCFACRTAWSAWVGLLVPSVILATVAGAARGLGLA from the coding sequence ATGAAAGGCAAATTTGCCACGGTTCCCATGTCCTATCGTCTGGCAGTCACCTCGCGGGTGCTGGCGGCGATTTTTGGCGGCTATCTGGTCGCGGCGCTGGCCAGTGTCACGCTGACGTTGTGGCTGCCATTGAGCCGCGCCGAAGCCGTGGTTACCGGCATGACGGTTTCCTTTCTGGTCTATCTGGTCGCGGTGCTCTGGTGCTTCGCGTGTCGCACCGCGTGGTCGGCGTGGGTCGGCTTGCTGGTGCCTAGCGTGATTCTCGCCACCGTTGCTGGCGCCGCACGCGGCTTGGGCCTGGCATGA
- a CDS encoding PepSY-associated TM helix domain-containing protein: MKEGFRQAMAWLHTWTGLVFGWLLFAIFLTGTLAYFKDEISHWMHPEIPARSVNAETSLTLAQDYLQQHAAGAARWLIDLPDARSPGLTVRWQQAPATPGQRGRFETKTLDAQTGAEVQGRESLGGEFFYRFHFELQMPYPWGRWLSTIAAMVMFIALITGIITHKKIFKDFFTFRPRKGQRSWLDGHNAVGVLVLPFHLMITYSSLVIFMSMVMPASIVASYGSDVRKFYDEVFPASKTPERANIAAPLVAMAPLLSKASEQWSGGHTARLSVSNPGDANATVVLSRAGDRVVHDFGRAVTFNGVSGQQLGSTPEQPAAMAVGGAFYGLHMGHFAGPLLRWLYFICGLAGTAMIGTGLVIWLSKRQLKHAKSAAMPFELRLVEVLNIAGMAGLVAAVAVFFLANRLLPLDLAGRADWEVKGFFIAWALSVVHAMWRPGRKAWVEQLALGAALFFAVPLVNALTTPWNLVASLKQGDSVLAGFDLTCLATGSFLAWAAWKMQRAGTTHSVKKPRRATPRPITLEQGAS, from the coding sequence ATGAAAGAGGGATTTCGCCAGGCGATGGCCTGGCTGCACACCTGGACCGGGCTGGTCTTCGGCTGGCTGTTGTTCGCCATTTTTCTAACCGGCACCCTGGCGTATTTCAAGGATGAAATCAGCCACTGGATGCATCCGGAAATTCCCGCGCGGTCGGTGAATGCGGAGACCAGCCTGACGCTGGCCCAGGATTATCTGCAGCAACACGCGGCGGGCGCCGCACGCTGGCTGATCGATTTGCCCGACGCCCGTAGCCCCGGTTTGACCGTCCGCTGGCAGCAGGCGCCGGCGACGCCCGGCCAGCGCGGGCGCTTCGAAACGAAAACCCTCGATGCGCAAACCGGCGCCGAAGTGCAGGGCCGCGAGAGCCTCGGCGGCGAGTTCTTCTACCGTTTCCACTTCGAGTTGCAGATGCCTTATCCGTGGGGCCGCTGGCTCTCGACCATTGCCGCCATGGTGATGTTCATTGCGCTGATCACCGGGATCATCACCCACAAGAAAATCTTCAAGGATTTCTTCACCTTTCGACCGCGCAAGGGCCAGCGTTCCTGGCTCGACGGGCACAACGCGGTGGGCGTGCTGGTGTTGCCGTTTCACCTGATGATCACCTACAGCAGCTTGGTGATTTTCATGTCGATGGTCATGCCGGCGAGCATCGTTGCGTCCTATGGCAGTGACGTGCGCAAGTTCTATGACGAAGTCTTCCCCGCCTCGAAAACTCCCGAGCGCGCCAACATCGCTGCGCCGCTGGTGGCAATGGCGCCGCTTTTGAGCAAAGCCTCCGAGCAATGGTCCGGCGGCCACACGGCGCGTCTGTCGGTGAGCAATCCGGGGGATGCCAATGCCACCGTGGTGTTGTCCCGCGCGGGCGATCGCGTGGTGCATGATTTTGGCCGCGCCGTGACCTTCAACGGTGTTAGCGGACAACAGCTCGGCAGCACCCCGGAACAGCCGGCGGCGATGGCCGTAGGTGGGGCTTTCTACGGTTTGCACATGGGGCATTTCGCCGGGCCGCTGTTGCGTTGGCTGTATTTCATCTGCGGCCTGGCCGGCACGGCGATGATCGGCACTGGGCTGGTGATCTGGTTGAGCAAACGCCAGCTCAAACATGCCAAGAGCGCAGCGATGCCGTTCGAACTGCGGCTGGTGGAAGTCTTGAATATCGCCGGTATGGCCGGGCTGGTTGCAGCGGTGGCGGTGTTTTTTCTGGCTAATCGGCTGTTGCCGCTGGATCTTGCGGGACGCGCAGATTGGGAAGTGAAAGGGTTCTTTATTGCTTGGGCGTTGAGCGTGGTGCACGCCATGTGGCGTCCGGGGCGCAAGGCCTGGGTCGAGCAACTTGCATTGGGCGCGGCGCTGTTTTTCGCAGTGCCACTGGTCAATGCGCTGACCACGCCGTGGAATCTCGTCGCCAGCCTCAAACAAGGCGACTCGGTGTTGGCCGGGTTCGATCTGACTTGCCTTGCAACCGGTTCTTTTCTTGCCTGGGCTGCCTGGAAAATGCAGCGCGCCGGCACCACGCACAGCGTGAAAAAGCCACGGCGCGCAACGCCTCGGCCGATCACTCTTGAACAAGGCGCCAGCTGA
- a CDS encoding DUF3325 domain-containing protein: MLLPLLLAYAGFTALCLSMPRHHAELLGRTLSARRRQVLKLAGWLLLGLSLWAAVATNGWSFGLVDWFAVLMLSALALVLLLPYRPQLVLALAAASLLASPLAAWALT, encoded by the coding sequence ATGCTCCTGCCGCTGCTGCTCGCCTATGCCGGGTTCACCGCATTGTGTTTGTCGATGCCGCGGCATCATGCCGAGTTGCTCGGCCGAACACTTTCGGCGAGGCGTCGGCAGGTTTTGAAATTGGCCGGCTGGCTGTTGCTGGGCTTGTCGCTGTGGGCCGCCGTCGCCACCAATGGCTGGAGCTTCGGTCTGGTCGACTGGTTTGCCGTGCTGATGCTCAGCGCCTTGGCGTTGGTGCTGTTGCTGCCGTATCGCCCGCAACTGGTATTGGCGCTGGCCGCAGCGAGTTTGCTGGCCAGTCCGCTTGCAGCCTGGGCGTTGACCTGA
- a CDS encoding RNA polymerase sigma factor encodes MLIGRPPESRDDEPRGARAHFLQVFLSQRSQMEALVNRRVGCRATAADLVQDLFLRFWRRPLVQVEELSTYLLRCAGNIAIDHLRSEGTRTRINEDWQPDEPDSHGSEPQAALEAGNDLRHVEAALRALPERTRQIFLLNRIHGRKYAEIAKVMGLSQSAVEKHMMRALEACKASLREPAPRLPGKAP; translated from the coding sequence GTGCTGATCGGTCGCCCACCGGAATCGCGCGACGACGAACCGCGTGGGGCGCGTGCGCATTTTCTCCAGGTGTTCCTGTCGCAGCGTTCGCAAATGGAGGCGCTGGTGAACCGGCGTGTCGGCTGTCGGGCGACGGCGGCGGACCTGGTGCAGGATCTGTTTCTGCGTTTCTGGCGGCGGCCACTGGTGCAGGTCGAGGAACTCAGCACCTACCTGTTGCGCTGCGCCGGCAATATCGCCATCGATCATCTGCGCAGCGAAGGCACGCGCACGCGGATTAACGAAGACTGGCAACCAGACGAACCGGACAGTCATGGCAGCGAGCCGCAAGCCGCGCTCGAAGCGGGCAACGATTTGCGCCACGTCGAAGCGGCGTTGCGTGCCTTGCCCGAGCGCACTCGGCAGATTTTTTTGCTCAATCGCATCCACGGCCGCAAGTACGCGGAAATCGCCAAAGTCATGGGGCTGTCCCAAAGTGCCGTGGAAAAACATATGATGCGCGCCCTCGAGGCCTGCAAGGCCAGCCTGCGCGAACCCGCGCCACGCTTGCCAGGGAAAGCACCGTGA
- a CDS encoding FecR family protein — translation MKPADSITPTAAQEQAALAWLSLLHDRPSAGDQLIFSQWLRADPAHAEAYAQAQVIWELSEGPAQALAAEEAVALQGYLGAMDRPRRRPLLRWSGALAMAACLVLMISLGTGWQPQRWIEDLGADYVSAPGEIRTVTLADQSQVTLDADSAIAVDFGHGERRVQLRRGAGFFSVTHTGDPFVVTAEEGEARVLGTQFEVRLQPRGAQVTVLSGRVGVQANRDGNQQILSAGQQLAYAGGAAQTPHAVDSEAQLAWRQGWLTYYQATLAEVVEDLRRYYPGRIVLLNDQLAERKVSGSFPSKDPQAVLSSLQGVMGFEQHRVLGHLIILR, via the coding sequence GTGAAGCCAGCCGATTCCATCACCCCGACCGCCGCCCAGGAGCAGGCCGCCCTGGCTTGGCTAAGTCTGTTGCATGATCGGCCGAGCGCGGGCGATCAACTGATCTTCAGCCAATGGTTGCGCGCCGATCCGGCGCACGCCGAGGCTTACGCCCAGGCGCAGGTCATCTGGGAGCTGAGCGAAGGCCCGGCGCAGGCGCTGGCTGCGGAAGAGGCGGTGGCGTTGCAGGGCTATCTCGGTGCGATGGATCGACCGCGTCGGCGACCGCTTTTACGCTGGTCGGGCGCGCTGGCAATGGCGGCGTGTCTGGTGCTGATGATCAGCCTGGGGACGGGCTGGCAACCGCAGCGCTGGATCGAAGATCTCGGTGCCGATTACGTTTCCGCGCCCGGTGAGATTCGTACGGTGACGCTGGCCGATCAATCGCAAGTAACGCTCGATGCCGACAGCGCCATCGCCGTGGATTTCGGCCACGGCGAGCGGCGCGTGCAACTGCGACGCGGCGCCGGTTTCTTCAGCGTCACCCACACCGGCGATCCGTTCGTGGTCACGGCCGAGGAGGGCGAGGCGCGGGTACTCGGCACGCAATTCGAAGTGCGGCTGCAACCTCGCGGGGCGCAGGTTACGGTGCTGTCAGGACGTGTTGGCGTGCAGGCGAATCGCGACGGCAATCAGCAGATCCTCAGCGCTGGTCAGCAGTTGGCTTACGCTGGCGGAGCGGCGCAGACGCCTCATGCGGTGGACAGCGAGGCGCAACTGGCCTGGCGCCAGGGCTGGCTGACGTATTACCAGGCGACGCTGGCGGAGGTTGTTGAAGATTTGCGGCGCTACTATCCGGGGCGGATTGTGTTGTTGAACGATCAGTTGGCCGAGCGCAAGGTCAGTGGCAGTTTTCCGAGCAAGGATCCGCAAGCGGTGCTCAGCTCCCTGCAAGGGGTGATGGGGTTTGAGCAGCATCGGGTGCTTGGGCATTTGATTATTTTGCGCTGA
- a CDS encoding TonB-dependent siderophore receptor produces MKSKAKSGSVKQWLGVSAMSFSALALLPISVAFAAETVSSQAQKQFDFALVAKPLPQALNDFSRVTGQSVVYTDEAPYSLNAPAVKGRMSAEVALQRLLDGSGLSFRRTDSHTLALQPKPTEGALNLGATTITSLRDDSMSYQPPETSSVMRSSASLQEVPQTVNVTPAQVIRDQAPRNLDDALANVSGITQGNTLASTQDSVMTRGFGDNRNGSIMRDGMPIVQGRGMNATVDRVEVLKGPASLLYGIQDPGGVVNMVSKKPELTPYNALTARGSTYGDGKNGSGGTFDSTGALGDSGLAYRMVLDHEDEDYWRNFGTHRETLIAPSLAWFGDSTTLLFAYEHREFLTPFDRGTLIDPRTNHPLDISRNERLDEPLNNMEGRSDLYHFEADHQLNDDWKAHLGYSWNRETYDASQVRVTAINTRNGTLTRSMDGTQNAISTDRFTTASLEGKVNVLGMQHDLVFGVDDEYRKIYREDLIRQKSLTTFSYLNPVYGREVVGTTVSAPDSAQTDELRSDSLFLQDSIHLNDQWILVAGGRFQEYDQYAGKGVPFQANTDSNGQKWVPRAGLVYRYTDALSFYGSYTESFKPNSTIAPLSGSSTVLDGSIAPEEAKSWELGARLDMPGQITGNIALFDIKKRNVLVANSEGPTTIYSAAGEVRSRGLEVDLSGQLSERWSLIGSYAYTDAEVTEDPDYKGNRLQNVAKNSGSLSAVYDFGSVIGGDRLRVGAGARYVGERAGNAVNDFDLPSYTVADAFATYETRVEGQKVKFQLNVKNLFDRTYYTSSASRFFVSMGDSRQVSLSSTLEF; encoded by the coding sequence ATGAAGTCCAAGGCAAAATCGGGTTCGGTCAAACAGTGGTTGGGCGTGTCGGCAATGAGTTTTTCTGCTCTGGCGTTATTGCCGATCAGCGTGGCGTTTGCCGCTGAGACCGTCAGCAGCCAGGCACAGAAACAGTTTGATTTCGCCTTGGTCGCCAAACCGCTGCCCCAAGCGCTTAACGACTTCAGCCGCGTCACCGGGCAAAGCGTGGTCTACACCGATGAAGCGCCGTACAGCCTCAACGCCCCTGCGGTAAAGGGTCGGATGAGCGCGGAGGTAGCGTTGCAACGTTTGCTCGACGGTTCCGGCCTGAGCTTTCGCCGCACTGACAGCCACACTTTGGCGCTGCAACCGAAACCCACCGAGGGTGCGCTGAATCTCGGCGCCACCACCATCACTTCACTGCGCGACGATTCGATGAGTTACCAGCCGCCGGAAACCAGTTCGGTGATGCGCTCCTCGGCGTCCCTGCAAGAAGTCCCGCAGACCGTCAACGTGACCCCCGCGCAAGTGATCCGCGATCAGGCGCCACGCAATCTCGACGATGCGCTGGCCAATGTCAGCGGCATCACCCAAGGCAACACCCTGGCGAGTACCCAGGACTCGGTAATGACCCGCGGTTTCGGTGACAACCGCAATGGTTCGATCATGCGTGACGGCATGCCGATCGTGCAGGGCCGTGGCATGAACGCCACCGTCGACCGTGTCGAAGTGCTCAAGGGGCCGGCCTCGTTGTTGTACGGCATTCAGGATCCGGGCGGCGTGGTCAATATGGTCAGCAAGAAGCCTGAATTGACGCCATACAACGCCTTGACGGCGCGCGGCTCGACCTATGGCGACGGCAAAAACGGCAGCGGCGGCACCTTCGACAGCACCGGCGCGCTGGGCGATTCCGGGCTGGCTTATCGCATGGTGCTCGATCATGAAGATGAAGATTACTGGCGCAACTTTGGTACCCATCGCGAAACCCTGATCGCCCCGTCGCTGGCCTGGTTCGGCGACAGCACCACGCTGTTGTTCGCATACGAGCATCGTGAATTTCTGACACCGTTCGATCGTGGCACGCTGATCGATCCGCGAACCAACCATCCGCTGGACATCTCGCGCAACGAGCGCCTCGACGAGCCGCTCAACAACATGGAAGGGCGTTCGGATCTGTATCACTTCGAAGCGGATCACCAACTCAACGATGACTGGAAAGCGCACTTGGGCTACAGCTGGAATCGCGAAACCTACGACGCCAGCCAAGTCCGCGTGACAGCCATCAACACCCGCAACGGCACGCTGACCCGCAGCATGGACGGCACGCAAAACGCGATCAGCACCGATCGTTTCACCACCGCCAGCCTGGAAGGGAAAGTCAATGTGCTGGGCATGCAGCATGATCTGGTGTTCGGCGTCGACGACGAGTACCGCAAGATCTATCGCGAGGATCTGATCCGGCAAAAAAGCCTGACCACGTTCAGCTACCTCAATCCGGTGTACGGCCGCGAAGTGGTGGGCACCACGGTGAGCGCGCCGGACAGTGCGCAGACCGATGAACTGCGCAGCGATTCGTTGTTTCTGCAGGACTCGATTCACCTCAACGATCAGTGGATTCTGGTCGCCGGTGGACGCTTCCAGGAATATGACCAGTACGCCGGCAAAGGCGTGCCGTTCCAGGCCAATACCGACAGCAACGGGCAAAAGTGGGTGCCGCGCGCCGGTCTGGTGTATCGCTACACCGACGCGCTGTCGTTTTACGGCAGCTATACCGAATCGTTCAAGCCCAACTCGACCATCGCGCCGCTGAGCGGCAGCAGCACCGTGCTCGACGGCAGCATCGCCCCCGAGGAAGCCAAGTCATGGGAACTGGGTGCGCGTCTGGATATGCCGGGGCAAATCACCGGCAACATTGCCCTTTTCGACATCAAGAAACGCAATGTGCTAGTGGCCAACTCGGAAGGCCCGACGACGATTTACAGTGCCGCCGGTGAGGTGCGTTCTCGAGGTCTGGAAGTCGACCTTAGCGGTCAATTGAGCGAGCGCTGGAGCCTGATCGGCAGCTACGCCTACACCGATGCCGAAGTGACCGAAGACCCGGATTACAAAGGCAATCGCCTGCAAAACGTAGCGAAGAACAGCGGTTCGCTGTCGGCAGTGTATGACTTCGGCAGCGTGATCGGTGGCGACCGGTTGCGCGTAGGCGCGGGCGCGCGTTATGTCGGTGAGCGTGCGGGTAACGCGGTGAATGATTTCGACCTGCCGAGTTATACCGTTGCCGATGCGTTTGCCACTTACGAAACGCGGGTTGAAGGGCAGAAGGTCAAGTTCCAGCTGAACGTGAAGAACCTGTTTGACCGCACTTACTACACGTCATCGGCGAGCCGGTTCTTTGTATCGATGGGGGATTCGCGGCAGGTTTCGCTGTCCAGCACCCTGGAGTTTTAA